The following nucleotide sequence is from Alkalihalobacillus sp. LMS39.
ACGGATGGACATTGTTTAAGCTGAATGATGTGGAAATGGCCAAAACTTACTTAGAAAAGGCCTATAACTTAAATTCCGAAGATGTAACAACATGTCTAGTGCTAGGAATAGTATCTTATAAAGAAAAGGAATTTTCAGTTGCTCTAAATTATTGTAATAAAGGAATTTATTCAGGTTTACATGAGCATGAATTTTTCAGGTTAAAGGCAAATTGCTACTTGAATATGGGAAAACCAATCGATGAAATCATTCCAATTATTGAAAGGGCACAAAAATTAGGAGAGGACCATCAGTTAGATTATGAATATGCTAAGTTACTTTTTATTAATCAACAGATGGAGGATTGTAATAAGTTCTGTAGAAAGTTCATGTTGAAATACCCACAGTCAGTACATAAACATAAGTTTCAACAAATAATGAATAAAATAAAAGAAAATAACAATGCTCATGATAAACAATCAAAGAATCAACAGGGTACAAACGAACAAAAACAAAGAACACCTAAACGTATAAATGAATTGTTAGATGAGTTAAATCAATTCATTGGTTTAGAAAATGTAAAAAACAGTATACAGGAAATGATTAATCTACTAGAGATTAACCGTTTTAAGGAAGAACGAGGATTGAAAGCTACACCACCTGTAGCCCCACATATGGTTTTTTACGGTAATCCGGGAACAGGTAAGACGACAATTGCACGACTCATTGGAGATATTTTTCATTCGCTAGGATTGTTGAAGCAAGGGCATTTGGTTGAAGTAAAACGAGAAGATCTGGTTGGACAGTTTATTGGAGATACCGAAAAAAATACAAAAGAAAAGATTGAGGAAGCACTTGGTGGTGTTCTATTTATTGATGAGGCATATACACTAGCAGAGAAGAGTGGAAAAGGTAGTAATGATTTTGGAGTAAAGGCGATTAATGTACTGTTACCAGCGTTAACTAATCATCGCGGTGAATTTATCGTCATTGCTGCTGGTTATAAAGAGGAGATGGAAATGTTTCTCGCCTCGAATCCAGGATTAAAGGACCGATTTACGAACAAGATTCATTTTGATGATTACACCCCTTCAGAGCTAATGGATATTTTCAATAAATTATGCGAAGACAAAGGTAATATCCTAGATGAAAATGCAAGCCGATTATTAGTAGAAGAGTTCACCCGTTTGTATCGTAAACGAGATAAAACCTTCAGTAATGGTAGACTTGTCCACAACTATTTTGAAAGGATTGTCAAAGTTCAATCAAATCGCATTATCCAAGTACCAAAAGAACAGTGGAATGATGAATTAATGGTTAAATTGACAGAGGATGACGTGAGGAGTGTTCTCCCTAAGGAAGAAGGAAAACTATTTGAAATTCCAATTAATGAAGAACTTTTACAGGAGAAACTAGCACAATTAGATTCAATGATTGGACTTCAATCTGTAAAAGAAGAAATTTATCAATTAGTAAGTCTCGTCCGTTATTATAAACAAGAAAAAAAGAATTTGAAGAAACTGATTAAGCATGTGTTGCTTTTGGGGAATCCTGGAACAGGGAAAACCGAGGTGGCACGGATCCTTGCTGTAATTTACGAAGCATTAGGAATATTAGAGCGTGGGGAGCTTATTGAAATCGACCGAAATGGTTTAGTCGATAAATACCGGGGCGGGACTGAAGAAAAGACAATGAAGGTCATTGCAAAAGCAATGGGAGGTACGTTATTTATTGATGAAGCTTACACGTTAACGAACAAAGATAGACATGATCCTGGACACGCAGCATTAGAAATATTATTGAAAAAAATGTCGGATTTAGAAGGACAGTTTATGGTCATTGCGGCAGGATACAATGCAGAAATGGAACAGTTTTTAGCTAGTAATTCAGGATTACCACGGCGCTTTGGTTTAACACTCCATTTTGAGGATTATACACCATCGGAATTAATGGAAATATCCAAGTATTATTTATCAGGTTATCAGCTTTCTGCATCTGCGGAAACACTTCTAAACC
It contains:
- a CDS encoding AAA family ATPase, whose amino-acid sequence is MNYYDRTPAIQAFCQQIENDTRFGINQKSIQRVEKKLAEYPQHPDLLFLMGKLFFYLNEWLKASKYFYQAVKAKSTVAEHFAFYGWTLFKLNDVEMAKTYLEKAYNLNSEDVTTCLVLGIVSYKEKEFSVALNYCNKGIYSGLHEHEFFRLKANCYLNMGKPIDEIIPIIERAQKLGEDHQLDYEYAKLLFINQQMEDCNKFCRKFMLKYPQSVHKHKFQQIMNKIKENNNAHDKQSKNQQGTNEQKQRTPKRINELLDELNQFIGLENVKNSIQEMINLLEINRFKEERGLKATPPVAPHMVFYGNPGTGKTTIARLIGDIFHSLGLLKQGHLVEVKREDLVGQFIGDTEKNTKEKIEEALGGVLFIDEAYTLAEKSGKGSNDFGVKAINVLLPALTNHRGEFIVIAAGYKEEMEMFLASNPGLKDRFTNKIHFDDYTPSELMDIFNKLCEDKGNILDENASRLLVEEFTRLYRKRDKTFSNGRLVHNYFERIVKVQSNRIIQVPKEQWNDELMVKLTEDDVRSVLPKEEGKLFEIPINEELLQEKLAQLDSMIGLQSVKEEIYQLVSLVRYYKQEKKNLKKLIKHVLLLGNPGTGKTEVARILAVIYEALGILERGELIEIDRNGLVDKYRGGTEEKTMKVIAKAMGGTLFIDEAYTLTNKDRHDPGHAALEILLKKMSDLEGQFMVIAAGYNAEMEQFLASNSGLPRRFGLTLHFEDYTPSELMEISKYYLSGYQLSASAETLLNQHYEHMYQTRNKTFGNAGFARKVISESIKNLDYRVSQLPSEELTEEIKKTIEPSDIATLTN